A DNA window from Phragmites australis chromosome 11, lpPhrAust1.1, whole genome shotgun sequence contains the following coding sequences:
- the LOC133885895 gene encoding uncharacterized protein LOC133885895, with amino-acid sequence MGSGSSKGASSSSAAAGGEVRRGNGSGKEKGRRGRSLLPSSSCFRGVTAPCEGDAPAAPTAAVESSKGGLTSRLPSLAHTEKSDEEALAMPKSHPGEGTVAPSSHSERERDDDVLQNAASTSASAAANQSPNHSDRSMPRLGVNFGLSRAVSLGSSVACSILSSGMTTSANPGEGCGDVDDSSHAAQHGGSLTAGIDSSLDMLRDSVTAQARAARQARRHLLESEDANLRNSYRRMGSQEPFEDSVRFSRTLSVGRLRDRVLRRTPFSDGLFTPSLLDRTVWPSGNASARQDSAMMPRTNSDRSSELRSDPSTNSLYNSSNRDLLERRSAFLERRRRIRSQVRALQRLGSRFENLSGHERSCILSGQHRTGNCNCRTSSRPGNPDEETSTRASISRIVMLAEALFEVLDEIHQQSAALSSSRPSFSSIGSAVPAPREIVECLPVKVYRKPLKYQTDEAAQCYICLVEYEEGDCVRILPCNHEFHLTCVDKWLKEIHRVCPLCRGDVCRSDALNIGKVG; translated from the exons ATGGGATCTGGGAGCAGCAAGGGCGCCTCGTCGTCGTCCGCGGCGGCGGGCGGAGAGGTTCGGAGGGGGAATGGGAGCGGGAAGGAGAAGGGGCGAAGGGGGAGGAGCCTGCTGCCGAGCTCCTCCTGCTTCCGCGGTGTCACGGCGCCGTGCGAAGGCGACGCTCCCGCTGCCCCGACGGCGGCGGTTGAG TCTAGCAAGGGAGGATTGACTTCAAGGCTGCCTTCACTTGCTCACACTGAAAAATCCGATGAAGAAGCTCTCGCTATGCCTAAATCTCATCCAGGTGAAGGTACAGTGGCACCTTCATCACATAGTGAGAGAGAACGAGATGATGATGTGCTACAAAATGCTGCTTCCACCAGTGCATCAGCAGCAGCCAATCAATCGCCAAATCATTCTGACAGGTCAATGCCACGTCTTGGTGTCAATTTTGGGTTGAGTAGAGCTGTCAGCTTGGGATCATCAGTAGCATGCTCCATTCTGTCATCTGGCATGACCACTTCAGCTAATCCAGGTGAAGGTTGTGGAGATGTGGACGACTCTTCTCATGCAGCCCAACATGGTGGTTCGCTGACTGCTGGGATTGATTCGTCTCTGGATATGCTTAGAGATAGTGTCACAGCACAAGCTAGAGCGGCTCGTCAGGCTAGGAGACATTTACTAGAATCTGAAGATGCTAACTTGAGGAATTCATACAGAAGGATGGGATCTCAGGAACCTTTTGAAGACAGTGTTCGATTTAGCCGAACATTAAGTGTCGGGCGTCTTCGTGACAGAGTTCTCAGGAGGACTCCGTTCTCAGATGGGTTATTCACCCCTTCACTTCTTGATAGGACAGTATGGCCATCCGGAAATGCTAGTGCTAGGCAAGATTCAGCAATGATGCCAAGGACTAATTCAGACAGAAGTTCAGAACTGCGATCTGATCCTTCAACCAACAGCCTGTACAATTCTAGTAATCGGGATCTACTGGAGCGCCGATCAGCTTTTcttgagaggaggaggaggatacgATCTCAG GTCAGAGCTCTCCAAAGATTGGGCAGCAGGTTTGAAAATTTATCTGGTCATGAGAGGTCCTGCATACTATCTGGTCAGCATAGAACGGGAAACTGCAACTGCAGAACAAGCAGCCGACCAGGTAATCCTGATGAAGAAACTAGCACAAGGGCTAGCATATCGAGAATTGTTATGTTAGCAGAAGCACTTTTTGAG gttctgGATGAAATCCACCAGCAGTCTGCTGCTTTATCATCTTCAAGGCCATCGTTTTCTTCAATTGGATCTGCCGTTCCTGCTCCAAGGGAGATCGTTGAGTGTCTTCCTGTAAAAGTGTATAGGAAGCCATTGAAATACCAAACTGATGAGGCTGCACA ATGCTATATTTGCCTTGTTGAATATGAAGAGGGAGACTGTGTCCGTATACTTCCATGCAATCATGAATTTCATCTAACATGTGTAGATAAATGGCTAAAAGAGATTCACAG GGTGTGCCCACTTTGTCGTGGAGATGTCTGCAGATCTGATGCATTGAACATCGGAAAAGTCGGCTGA
- the LOC133884420 gene encoding cyclin-dependent kinase C-2, with amino-acid sequence MAVAAPGQLNLDESPSWGSRSVDCFEKLEQIGEGTYGQVFMAKETETQEIVALKKIRMDNEREGFPITAIREIKILKKLHHQNVIQLKEIVTSPGPERDEQGKQIDGNKYKGSIYMVFEYMDHDLTGLADRPGMRFTVPQIKCYMKQLLMGLHYCHINQVLHRDIKGSNLLIDNEGNLKLADFGLARSFSSDHNGNLTNRVITLWYRPPELLLGSTKYGPAVDMWSVGCIFAELLYGKPILPGKNEPEQLTKIFELCGTPDELNWPGVTKMPWYNNFKPPRPLKRRVKEAFKHFDWHALDLLEKMLTLDPSQRISAKDALDAEYFWTDPVPAEPKSLPKYESSHEFQTKKKRQQQRQAEEAAKRQKTQHPQPHARLPPIQQSGQPHPQIRPGQPMNPHPPMAAGPSHHYAKPRGPGGPNRYPQGGNQGGGYPNRGGQGGGYGSGPYTQQGRGPPYPGGGMGGTGGPRGGSGSGYGVAGPNYPQAAPYGASGPGRGANYSQQGGSRNQQQYGNWQ; translated from the exons atggcggtggcggcgccgggGCAGCTCAACCTCGACGAGTCGCCGTCGTGGGGCTCCCGTAGCGTCGACTGCTTCGAGAAGCTCGAGCAGATCGGGGAGGGCACCTACGG GCAAGTGTTCATGGCGAAGGAGACGGAGACGCAGGAGATCGTCGCGCTCAAGAAGATCCGCATGGACAACGAGCGCGAGGGC TTCCCGATCACGGCCATCCGCGAGATTAAAATCCTCAAGAAGCTGCACCACCAGAACGTCATCCAGCTCAAGGAGATCGTCACCTCGCCAG GTCCGGAGAGAGATGAGCAGGGCAAGCAAA TCGATGGTAACAAGTACAAGGGGAGCATTTACATGGTCTTCGAGTACATGGACCATGACTTGACAGGGCTGGCAGACAGACCTGGGATGCGGTTCACCGTACCCCAGATTAAG TGCTACATGAAGCAACTCCTTATGGGCCTTCACTATTGTCATATCAATCAAGTTCTGCATCGAGATATTAAAG GATCTAATCTCTTGATAGATAATGAGGGTAACTTAAAGCTTGCTGATTTTGGCCTGGCGAGATCATTTTCAAGTGATCACAATGGAAACCTCACTAACCGTGTGATCACCTTGTGGTACAG GCCTCCAGAGCTGTTGTTGGGAAGCACAAAATATGGGCCAGCAGTTGACATGTGGTCCGTGGGTTGTATATTTGCAGAGCTTCTCTATGGAAAGCCTATATTGCCTGGAAAGAATGAG CCGGAGCAGCTGAccaaaatatttgaactttgtgGCACACCTGATGAGTTGAACTGGCCGGGTGTCACAAAAATGCCATGGTATAATAATTTCAAGCCTCCCCGCCCATTGAAGAGACGTGTTAAGGAGGCTTTTAAGCA TTTTGACTGGCATGCTTTGGATCTGCTAGAGAAGATGTTAACGCTGGATCCATCACAG AGGATATCGGCAAAAGATGCGCTCGATGCAGAGTACTTCTGGACTGATCCTGTACCAGCGGAGCCAAAAAG CCTGCCAAAGTATGAGTCATCACATGAGTTCCAGACTAAGAAAAAACGTCAACAGCAGCGGCAAGCTGAAGAAGCAGCAAAGCGACAAAAAACACAGCATCCTCAACCACATGCCCGTTTGCCACCAATCCAGCAGTCAGGCCAACCACATCCACAAATCAGGCCGGGCCAGCCTATGAACCCTCATCCTCCAATGGCAGCTGGGCCAAGCCATCACTATGCAAAGCCCCGAGGGCCAGGAGGGCCAAACAGGTACCCACAGGGTGGGAACCAAGGTGGAGGTTACCCAAACCGTGGAGGTCAAGGCGGTGGCTATGGCAGTGGCCCTTATACTCAACAAGGCCGAGGGCCTCCATACCCTGGTGGTGGGATGGGTGGAACAGGTGGCCCAAGGGGCGGAAGTGGCAGTGGCTATGGAGTTGCTGGACCAAATTATCCGCAAGCTGCCCCTTATGGCGCTTCTGGTCCAGGCAGGGGGGCAAACTATTCCCAGCAAGGTGGTTCTCGCAACCAGCAGCAGTATGGAAACTGGCAATAG